From Populus alba chromosome 16, ASM523922v2, whole genome shotgun sequence:
CCAATATCAAATGCTGATTGAGGGAGTAATGGAATATTTACgttaaaaaaattggattttgcTACTCATTTTTAATCGGCAACTAGTTTGTTGATAGAATTATTTCACCAATAATAAATCGGGTGTAATTTAACTGGTTAGATTTTAAGTTTGATtcttaaagaattaatttgagtCCTACAAACTTCAAGATAATTTCAGATttacataatcattaacttcaaacaattttgtttaatttcagagTATTGATGTTGAAGTTTGTGACTTTTCTATATGGTTTGCTAAGAAGAAACTTTCCGATGGAAAATTCAATTGATACATCCTCGTAAACTAGATTGTcactacaataaataaataaataaataagtttaaacAAATACTCTTATCTGACCCGTGTTTCACCAtaggttagataaaaaaaaattcatattgcgATTAATATCTCTTCTAGATggtttgtttagtttatttagccttttttttttatataattattttttatgataggcgtgtttaattttttgagtgtgGTATAGCTCAtctgaggattttttttaaaaaaaattatatagattgaatttgtttttttaaaaaattattttttataagatttttaatatatacaactttacatgataattttattttattttattcatgtaaattgaaaagttaacatgaattaatttttttttcaatttaatcatttgatatttttttttgtcttatatttttatcatattattaaattaatcaagattaacATGTTATCaaatttctcttctttaaaaacaaaagcatcTCTTTTATGAAtattgtataaatatatttttataatattaaaaagtgtttattttttgcattgaaTCCTTGtcattttttcctcttaatttattgttgatattttattatttaatcatgttattaaattaactgaGATTATTAATCTCATtcaattcaatgactagaatctcaattttttgaacataaaaactatttatattattttaatatattttctacagtaaaaaaaatatatcagcaGTGTAAGAGCAAACTACTAATTttccatcttaaaaaaaaaaggaacataaataatgttaaaataataatttaaatatggtccACTTCAATTTGACCCACGAGGGGTATCAGAAAAGCaatgtataataaaatatacCGCGACGTGTTTTGCAGCTATTCTTGTACTGTCTGAAACCCATTACAAACTCTCGTCTTTCGTTTTCAAGAACACCCCACGCATCAACTTTAGAAATCCCACCATGAACACCTACTTTTATAATGGAGAACATAAGACAGATAGAATCTCTGTATTCTGTTGAACTAACCATATGCAAGCACCTGGGCACACTTCATGAGGTAATTACGGTTAATGTGCCTCGGCATTGATTCGAGAAATTGAATACCTAGGGCAATGACTTTATTCTGCAGTGATATTTTACACTCTGTATGCTTGTAGTCTCTGTATCTTATTGCATTACAGGGAAAAACCTTGTCCGATTAAAACCTCTCAAACCATGATAAGAAACCGAACAATTATAGAAAGTTTTGCACCTGGTCATGATCAGGTAGAAATCGCCATTGAATAATTCGAAGGCTTTAGAGTGTGAAACAGAAGAATTGCAGTTTGCAATACAAGTCCTTAGAGAAAGTAATGTCATAACATACAAAAGTCCAGCGTTTCTAGCAAATCAGACAAAGCTATTATTATCTACTCGGAAACATAAATCCAGGTTCAGAATCGACAAGCTGGCAGAGTATGATACATAAAATTGAGGAAGATTGGAAGCTAAAGCTATGATAGTTCTAAAAAGTATACAAGAAGCCCCAAAAAAGCAAGATCATAATTTTCTCTCGCTAAGTACCATTGCACAGCCAGAACTAAAATAGAGCTCACTCATACAAAGACTGCACGACAGCTAGAGCCATAAACTAACTAGGAAAACTGAAGAGTCCACTCACACTGATGACTTGCGCAATTCGGCAGCCCCATGAGCAAAATGGCACCTTTGACCAAAAGTGCAAGACCCTTTGGCAAAATTGTCACACAACTTGGTCTTATAGTTGCTTCCTGGGTTGGCATGGCCCCCATGACCCCCAGAGGTTTTTGCAGCGGCATTTGCTGAAGTCACCCTCACAAGCTCTTCTACCATCTTACTAGCCTGGGCAATCTGTTCCAATGACCCCTCTAGCTCAATGTTCTTGAGACTTGGATTTGTTTCATGCTCCTTAATAGATAGCTTGATTCCTGTTTGGCGGCAGATCTGCTTGGAATGCACACCAGCCTTACCAATGATGGATCCAGCAAGGGAGGCATCTACACTGATTCTTGTAGTGGTGGCAAAGACACCAAAGCTGGTGGCAGGGCCAGGAGGGGGTGGCTCCACCCGACCACCCAGACGTCCTGGAACACTTCCAGCAGCATGAGGATCGTTGTGGGATGGAACAAAAGCCTTGCCAAGTTCCCACTCGCCATGCGCAAAATGGCATTTATCACCAAATTTGCAACCTTCAGCACTATTGTATTTTTTGCATAGCCGGCTTTTAACAGCAGACGGAGCAGAGCTGTTAGGGACAGGCGATAAAGCGACAGTAGGTCCCAGATTCACCATCTGGGCCACAGCCTTGTAGCCACCGGGAACATGGTGGAGAAAGTGGCAGCTCTCGCCAAATGGACAGCCAGCAGTACTGCAATCCAATGcataaccaagaaaaagaagaaatcagTTCTGCAAGCCAATCCACcatttataaaagtaaaataaatgataCTGCTTAACAGTCAAAAAAATACTTCATCTAAAAGCTAAATACTAATTGAACAAATAAGGCCTGCAACTATCACttgacaattaaaaaagattgaaatgcTTGACTACAAGCTTATTCTTCTAACTATCGACTGCACACAATAACCAAAAGGCAATTAACTCTGATAATAATGCAGGTTCACATGATGAATGCTGTATAACAGCATCCCCAAATATCAGGAATGAAAGCAGAACACGCTACCTcctataaaaatgaaatttcatgTCAAAATTCTGTTATAACCAGAAATAAGGGAAATAGCTGATGCAATTAAACTAAGATTCCATAACGTGATGACATGCTAAGGTAACAAGACTCCAAACTGTTAACTTTATCATTGACTAGAAGATAGCATAGCATAAACTTCAGTGGCATGACTAATAACATAGCGATCACAAACTGATACAAATCTATAAAAATAGAACTTGCTGCTATAGTAATACAAGTCCATGTCAGCAAAATCCTTTATTCGAAATTTCTGGCATCATACCTGAGATTTATCTTAACAGATTCCACATTTATCAACAGGAAGTGGGTTCAATAGCTGAACCTAATGTTAAATATTACTGTTGTTAAAGAAGCAGGGACAGCCAGAAGGCATTCCttggtataaaaataatatcaatcttCAAATAACTGTCTTAGTGTCAACTGTATTCCAGCAAGCAATTATCTTTTTTGTAGTTCAATAGTAAATCAAAGTCTCTAATGAAATTCCATTAATTAACTTCGTCTGAACAAAGCACAGTTATGATTAAGGACCTGTATAACAGCTAAATACCCACTTCATTAGGGCAGTACATAACTTatattgtgaaataaaaaataaataaaaaattacagtaacttctaaatattaaaggatagaAGATGAAATTCAAGATACTTATTTAGGTGAGAAGATTTGAACCTGAAAAACTTGGTGCATGGCTTCGATTTGCTTCCTACACCAGTTGATAAGGAGTCCATTTCTGTTACAAACATTCATTACTTGTTCTTAGTTAAAAGATTTTCAGATTCTTAATCTGCTTACTCTAGAATATTCCAAAGTTTAATACTAGTAGCATTCCCTACAAAAACTGAAGCTCTTTAAATAAAATCGCCCAACTAACATAAAGAATGCATAAGGCATAATGAGAGATGCGCATTGACAATTACATTCCAACAAATTTTTAACCCTTATGTAGCATCCACTTATATGGGTAACCCTGTCACTGTTTTTTTACTTCATCAGTAAACCAAAGTCTCCAATGAAGTTTATgggtgttgttgttttttttgtgagtTTCACTTTGTTCAGGGCATGTTTAATTGATGCTTGGAGatgatttggtttttgtttggcCAAATGTATTTGTGTTTGAAGCTGTATATTGTTAGTTATGTTTGGTGATTTTACAAATATGTAACAAAAGTGAGTTTGAGGAAAAACCAAAAATCTCTCAAAGTCATTGAAGGATGATTGGgttaatataaaacattatattaCTCAAATAAAGGGCAATCTTTTGATAATGAGAAACAGTTCTTAAAGTTTGTggataatttaatttgagtGCTTGCATGGTTTGAAGTATTCTGTTTGCAGCTTTTCACCCAATAAATGAATGCTACAATATCGGTGCCTACAGTATAACTTGTAATAAATGCAAGTTTCTAGAGACAAAATTTTTGCATGTTCAACGACAAACGacagttaaattttttatttaacaaggaCATTAGAGGTAGTGCCTGACAATAACATGCCAGCATTCAAAACAGAGCAGAAGCGGTGGGATAAGCAAGCAAATCACAACTAAAATCAAAGCTAGTGAGGTTAATTCCTACCAGTGAAATAGCAACAAAGGTGAGGCATGCACGCAAGCCAAATTACAGCTGCAACCAATGTAAAAGAAAGCCTAAGCAGCTAACCCCCAAGACACCATGCTTTAAACTTTCTAACAAGAATATAAAACCATAAATTACAtcttagaaagaaaacaaaacaaaacaacaaagataacaatCAACCAGTTTTTCCTCGGATTAGAAGTTCCATTCTTGACGTGTacctaaattttaaaacaagcaAAGGATTATAGATTTTTCCTTGAACGTATGTGCCTAAGTTTCTCCTTAAAGAAACACTGTACAGATAACAAATTCTTAATAGCTAAGACATAGAAatccagaaaaaaagaaagatcaaaagcataaataaatcactaaaaaaatatgaacccCATAAAACCCAGATAGTAATTAAAGAATTAAGTTGCTGGATATTGAAATTAAGAGAAAGAACTGACCTTGCTTAGATTTCTTGAATCCACCATAACCATTAGTGCCGAAGTCAGGTCTCCCTCTCTTTCTTGTATCCATCATCGATTTAAATCTCAGATCCAAATAAAAACGAGCTGGAAAATCCCAATTAGGTAATGAACTCAAAGAGTTAACGCCCTGAATCTGACAAGAGATATAGAAACAGGAGCATAAACCCTCACCCCCAGATAAGGGTTTTCTTTCTGGAGAAGCAGCTAAAGCTGGCAGGGCtcgaatagagagagagaactatttttatattttaatgattgGTTATTTTAGaggagttttatttattattttatatttatttgcagGATTATTAGAGGGGGGGTTTTTTCCACTGTTTTTATACTCCATCATTCcgttttataaaatgtttttaaattattttttatttaaaaatatgttaaattaatattttttaaagttattttttatgattttaataaagtgatataagaattaaataaataaatatttttaatgtattttttattaaaaaaatacttttacaaagctttatatatcatattattaaatacaaactTGAACTTACTTTAGAAATTCATTAAGAACAAGTTAAGTTACGGATAAAAATAACTTCATTCGGGTTAATTTaagttagattatttttttattttataaaaaaatagaattaatatcatttaaaaaccaaaaaaataataggttttttttaggttgaataATTCATCAatccaattttttattaatattatactaaaataatttatttttttattttttattaaagttcaGCCTTAATCTTGAATCATCTATATGACGGGTCAACccaaatgaattttaaaataatgatttttttgtgttataaaacAATCATGATTGATgataggggtgagcaaaaaaactaaaaaattgattaaactgagaaaaataaaaaaaaataatcgaaaaaatcaaaccgtgaaaaaaaataattaaaattttgataaaacaaaCTGGTTTGGTTCGATTTTGATCTTATAAacctaaaactgaaaaaacaattaaaattttaaactactTAAGTTTGGGTTGGCAATTCAAATAAAGTCATTGATAATGTTTATTGTTAGCTCGTGAGACAACTTTGTGCCTGGATTTGAATGTCTTCATTGTATAGGAAAATAAGTCtatcatatatgtttttcaaGATTAGAATGTGATTTTTCAAGGTTGTCTAATCATACATGCATTAGAGTTTTCTGTAAGAAGTTATacttattttggttttttaagttttctaagtgtttgtttatgtttaatTGTGTGCTAGTTAATATTAGTCTAGTTTTCTATCTAATTCATTTATTTAGAtcttaataatatcattttagtgTTTCCCTATACTTGGAGAGTTGTTCTagatatatatttatgattCAGATCAtgtattaatgattttttgataaaatttgaattcagaGTCTTTGACTCGGTCTTTTGACAAGCTATCAAGTTTTATATCTCATTTTTTAATGGTGGACTTATACCTTAACTTTGTATCTCTAAAGttgtgatttaatttttatcattaaaatagtgagttgtttgtttttatatctcTTTGGTTTTGCACATTTGAGCGATgagcaaaattatttttttatgtgaattatCCGTTACGTTATGATATTTATATCATATCAATATCAAGTTAGTATtagaattttaagtttaaaatcaTGATTGTTTATGAACATCGTGTGCAAGAATTTGAGAGGCAAATTCGTgctcttaaaattaatgaaatgagaAGGCATATCCAACAAATCCAAGAgcaatttgatcaatttatgaattgaaaccataatgataataaaatcaattatttcctTCACAAAACACACCATGATTCAAGTGatgattctttttttcaacatcaaagaaaaagtaataaaattccATATCGAGAATTTGATATAAAAGTTTATGTTCTTGGAAATGGTTCTTTTAGCAATAATAATCATACGATGCATTCTTTTTATCGGGATATACAAGGGaaaatttaacaagaaaaaagtgCTAAAgaagctagttttttttttttttttatgattttagattttttatggaTTGGAATCAACCATTGAAATTCAAtgagaatgagaaaaatgatagTAAAGGAGAAGATTTTGATGTATAAATCTTAGTTTATGATGATCCTAAGCATGCCAACGAAGTTCTTGTTATATTAGTTGAGCAACATGTTGAGAGAGTTTTCCTAAAAGtgagttttgatgaaaaaaaaaatcatagagaaTATGCTTCACATGTGATTAAaaataactctaaaattaatggaaccaaaattgattttcttaaatagaaaaatagtgAACTTATCAATATTTTCGACAACATTccataaataattatcaataacTCAAAACATAGTAGAGCTAAAAAAAGGTGATAGAGTTGAGATGTTCATTCAAGGAATCGTTCTTGGCTTGGAAAGTAatgtaattaatgttaaaagattATAATTTGAGGTTTGCATAAAGGATTATGGAAGTGCAAATGCTTTGATTGAATATCCGCAGGACtaggaaaaaaactatttgaactTAAGAATGagttttttctcaaattaaaaaaattgacaagagAGTGTTCTTAAATAATCCTACTTATATTGAACTACTTAGAGGAGTTTCTTGAATatggtttggattttttatattgCTGAAAAAATGGATCACAcatgtaaaatagtttttttattcggtttaattttagctttttagATCTATCACGTGTTTgaccaattttttcttttaatttgatggcCCTTTGACTCTAGCCCAATTGTTTAGAATTAGCTTGATTtaaagggtgtttgggagtgtggtagcggttgcttttcaaatagcttttcgtgctgaaaagcatgccaataatgtttttttattttttaaaaattatttttgatatcagcacattaaaacaatccagaaagtacaaaccgcacttaattttagtaaaaaaaaaaacttttgaaattttataaaaaacaagttgcACCGCAGTGCCAAACAGCCTCTTAAGCCTTGGctttatatatgtgtatgtgTGAGCACATGTGCCTCATcggttcatttcttttttcactgTGTTTTCAGCAAGAGCTTATTCTTCTTCCAATTAATTTATGCAACTTTTCCCAAATCCCAAACTAGCTATTAACCATAAAATCCTTATGTTTgagtaatttttctttatttttttaaaattttgttatatgagtttattttcttatataaactTGTTGAATTCTAGGGTTTATGTGATGTTAATTATATGTTAGTGGATTTGTTGAAATTATTAGCGTGTGGGTAAAAACATATTCATATGAACATGAATTGAAGTAAAGTAGAGATGGACTGTTACGTGGTttgtttaattgaaatatattttttatgtgttttggaTAAAACTTAAGAAATTTGGAtattagaaagaaaatagagaaatatGGTAGCATTGTGTAGAGAAAATTAGTGCTGCAAGCTAGAAAATCTGCGTGGCGGTTGAAGATAACagaaattacagtttagtcctgATTCCACGAAATTACAATTTTACCGCTATATTCTAGTGAAATTACGATTTCACTAAAAACTAGGTGtacactaaaacaaaaaaaaaaaaaacaatttaaaagtacagattaataaatacttttataaaagcATTCAAGCACTTCTTACAAGGTTCTACTGGGTTCAGGCCCAGCAGGGGGGCAAAAGAGTATTTCCAAACGGGCGCCAAAACCAACAGGGAAAGCTCTCTCTACCAGTTCCTGCGGCAATTTCAAAGCTTCCAAACCAACTGTCaccaaacaaaaccaaaactttgGTTTCATCGAAACCCCAAACCACCAACTTAATTTATAAACCAAATCAACACATTTTCCTTTTGTATCCAAACAAAAGACCCCTTCTTTCTGGCTCAAATCTCGGCCATCACACTCACAACAGAGGTGAGTTTCAAAATGATCTTGACATGGTCAGTGTCTCATGATTTTTGTGTTAACAATTCAATCTAGTACATTAGTATTTCTGTTGGTTCTCATTTCAAGTGTTTTCCTGCTCTTCATATTGATCAAGAAATGAAATGTTGGTGCGCTTAATCTTGACTGAACACATACTTTGCTATTGTTTTTGTGATCATCTCTCAACTGGGCACCTCAAAATGTATTGGTATTGGCTACATGGATGATTGTTTACACCAGACATAtacttttatttcatgtttcatCTATGTTTTCTTTGCATCGTCAATCTAGGCCTCGCATGCTTTGTACATAAATGTGGTCCATGTAAATTGTTCTGTATAATGGAATTGAGAGTGGTCCTGTTAAGTTTTGAAGTTTGTGGCAAAACTTGTTATGTGAAAATGTTTCCAGGACTTCTAGTTGATACTATGTTTTGTGCCTGTGGAATAATTCTATATTTTGGCTtggaattgtttgtttttaaaagcagAACCGGAGTGAGTTTTAGGGCCATAATTTAGTGTTAAAAAGTTGCATTGTCATTTTATATCTTTCAGTTATGAACAAGGTAGATTTTAAAATCTCTTTcggtaattttgattttcttggaaGAACTTTTTACAGTTATTGTGAATTTCATTGGATACTGTAAAAAGTTTTCATCCTTCAAGTTTTTCTCCTGTTAGTTAGAAATTACCTCTGGGAGCTACACGAACcaggtttttgttttgatatatggCCTTACCTTGTTTCtgctttaattatatattttcttttcaatattgcAGAATTGTTTTTATACTTGGTGATTTGACTTTACAAAATGGCCACGGCTGCAACTCCTGCCACAAACATGGCAATGATCAAGCCTTGCATTTCTTCTTCTCGTAAAGTATTCATGTCAAGCGCAGCAAGTTTCAGTACTGAATCTAAAGAGGCATCTTGGAATAGGCTTACAAGCTCCTCTCACATCTCATCAAGGCAACCTTTTTTCCAGAGCATTTTCTCAGcaccaataaaatttaagaagctTGTTACCAGAGCAATGTCGGCTGCGAATGAGAACAAGCCTCTGCCAGGATTGCCTGTTGATTTAAGAGGTCAGGCATCTCTTTTATTCCCTATTGTTTCTAAGGCTGACTTCAAAATTCATTCACATCTTTGCATGTTTTTCACAATTATGATAGTTGCTTTAAGTATCCTTTGATAGTTTTCAACCCTTCTAAGGCTGACATCAAAATTCATTCACATCTTTGCATATTTTCCGCAATTACTATCGCGGCTTTAAGTATCCTTTGATAGTTCTCATACTTTGTTCAAATTAAACAATGCAAAACTAGGAAATGTTAAACAATGATATTAGTAAAAATGGCTTGACAATTGGTCCGAGTTTTCTACTGTGTTCATCGACTAGTTTGCAAGTCCATAAGTTTGACTTGGAGGCTTTCTCATGTTGCCCCTGAATTTTCTATTTCATTCGAAGATTTCAATTCCATATATGCTGCTATTCCTAGCCACATGTTTTTCTGCGGTGATCTGAAATGATTGCCAGCTAAACAATACAATATCCAGTACATCTAACAATTGGACCATTGTCTCAAGGTAAGAGAGCATTTATTGCTGGAGTAGCTGATGACCAAGGATATGGCTGGGCAATAGCGAAGTCCCTTGCTGCTGCTGGTGCTGAGATTATTGTTGGTACATGGGTGCCTGTATGTAAATTGATCCAACTTTATTCCCTTGTGGCCTTTGTAATTCTCAAGTTCTGACAATAAAGTCTCtgacaaaaattatatttttctttctgcaGGCATTGAACATATTTGAAAGCAGTCTACGGCGTGGGAAATTTGATGAATCACGCGTGTAAGAGAAAATTTAACATTTCATGAAATGTATGCAGATGATTCAATATTTAATGATCAATTTCTGGCTTACTGCTGATTGTTattgcaatttgtttttcagaTTGCCAGATGGTTCTTTAATGGAAATTACTAAAGTTTACCCAATGGATGCAGTCTATGACAGTCCAGATGATGTTCCTGAGGATGTATTGATAGcatttaatcaattttcttagatgatatgtataatatttttatttttgtttgtatttcttATTAGTGGGTTTGTGCAGGTAAAATCAAACAAACGTTATGCAGGGTCCTCAAAATGGACTGTTAAGGTATCATATTTGTCTTATTTCCAACCATGCTTGATGAAATATCTACCCATTCATCTGTTTGATTCATTAGTTGGTTGGTTGATACTTGGTGGTGAAGTCCGAAAATGAGATAtgagtttataatttttaagttacATTCCCGTGACGTGTAATAAAACATTGTTTGAattagtttatttgtttatgaatTGCCATCCACAAAAAGATGGTGAAGCTAAATGTGGaaattgtttttgcatttaTAATATACCGGTCAGATTCCAATCCTACTTATTTGAACTGATTGACTTGAGTAACaataaatgaattttcaaaAGTAATTCTAACAGGATAAGATGGCCGggtcattttattttctcataatcGTTTT
This genomic window contains:
- the LOC118052413 gene encoding zinc finger CCCH domain-containing protein 52 encodes the protein MMDTRKRGRPDFGTNGYGGFKKSKQEMDSLSTGVGSKSKPCTKFFSTAGCPFGESCHFLHHVPGGYKAVAQMVNLGPTVALSPVPNSSAPSAVKSRLCKKYNSAEGCKFGDKCHFAHGEWELGKAFVPSHNDPHAAGSVPGRLGGRVEPPPPGPATSFGVFATTTRISVDASLAGSIIGKAGVHSKQICRQTGIKLSIKEHETNPSLKNIELEGSLEQIAQASKMVEELVRVTSANAAAKTSGGHGGHANPGSNYKTKLCDNFAKGSCTFGQRCHFAHGAAELRKSSV